The DNA window gtaGACTCTAGAAATAGCATTTAATATATTCcataccattatttatttaacaggaCAGCAAATTTTATGACATCGGCTCTGAGTAACTAGGAAGTCTAAAAACAGTTCTGTCTATAAGTACGCGGATACAATAATTGCTCCAATCCCTCACTCCCTTTTCTTTGTTCCTactatatttttcatcttaattttcattcattgccTTATCTTTCTCACTACACTATGAAATTTTTGAGTGGAGTTCTtgcagtttatttattatttaaatggtGCCCAATAAGTAAAAGtgtcttgaattttaaaaaataaaaacaaaagcaaaaaaaaaattttgtcttcACTCATATGTGACTCTAGTATTTAACTGATATAATTGTTTGCCAAAATTTGCTGTATAAAATGTTGAGATTAATTTTCTATTGGATTAGCACAATGAAAATATGTTATAGCTAAGTAACAAAATAGTATTTAAGAAGCctgaaatcatttaaattaacCTAGAAAtccatcatatttttaattttaaaaacctttgaaGACATGAGCTTCTTTCATGAAgactttatacaaataaaaataaaaattgaaaattaaatcatattgTTAAAGGCTATATTAAGGCCAGTAAAaataaaggcttttattttttaaaagtaaaacaaatagcTATTAGAATATTTCACTCAAAGCCACAAAAATTAAAGGTTTTTTACAACTATGTAATGAAAAGATTTGTACCAGTACATGATAatagtaatttaatttaaaaatgaagtatataatATCATGAAAACTGTTAACaatcatgtctttaaaaattattgttgatAAAATGGACCAATGTAATTCCTGCTCTGTCTAATTACACACATTCATTTGATGTTATAGAGCTTTGAGATAATCTTGCATGGAGAATGTTTAAGTCTGGAAATATGTTGGAGGAACACAAATTCATTTTGGCTCATGAAGAAACATATTgccataatatgtattttttgacaccctttctctcttaatttattaattttatttcttgttactCTCCCTATATCTTTGTAGTGACTTTTCCACCACCCCAACCAATCATCCAATAAAGCTGTagaaatacactttaaatatagatAGTTGTATGGGAAAATTATGAAGTTGTATATTATTTGCATAGGATTAGCTCTTGGTATACACgaaaaaagaatttctataacTGAAACTAATTTCCACTGAAATTCCCTTTCTGTTTTGAACAGAAACTTAAGGTCATGTTGTTCAGGTGTTTTTGGTCAATCTTGATTTCACTCCCCTCTTTCTGGGTCTTAGGAGTTCCAGATGCCTCTATAGTGCATGCTGTCAATGTAACAAGGGCTGGGACATAAGGCAAGATATCCCTGGATTCTTCTTAAGTTGGACAAATTTCTGGGTGATTTAagtaatataattcatttttattgtgtctatgcttttttcttctcatctccCTAATTTTTCAGGGCTTCTTGTTTGTCCTCTGTATTCTGATGCATTGTATTCAGTTATAtagcttcaaaaaatatttccctaGACTTTCAGAAACTGTAAAtaagaaatcagaattttaagtagatttttaaatgtcttattttatttattgtgaccATGGAAAATTTTCCAGGCATTTATCTTTATcaaatattggaaaaattttaaaatatccaggGTGAATTTAAAGACATTAAAGATTAGAAAACCTACTTGCTGCTATGCTGTGTTCAAAAGACAATTTGGACAGATAATCTCAGCTTTATAGTTTCCCAGACTTGactgttttaaatgaaataaagaataggGGAAGAATCATATCTAAAGAAGAGCAGGATAGGACTGACAGTTGCTCATTGTGAGCATGTTCATGGTCatggtatcttttaaaataaatggaaagaaaatatgttgACATGACCTGACATCATGTTCACAGAACACATTAAAGAAAGCAGTGTTGAAACAAGTCCATGGTACTTATAGAGAAGACAGGTATTAGGGAGTAGTATTTTTAACATGATCCTTTTCACATCAAATGGAAACTTCAAATCATACTCAGTTGTGCTCCACGCTCTGATATTAGAAATTGTGCCTTCTCCTGGGAAAACTAATCAACATCAAACCCAGAAAGTTGTATTAAGTCTATACTTTCTGTTGAATATGTAGCTATAGTTCGGGAAGTTTGACTTCTTGCTCAACAATCTCAAGATTCACTAACAGAATTACTAGAACTATGGTACTCACAACTCTGCTCAGGGCTAAGTTCGATTCTGTTTGGTGAAATAGAGAGGGACGCTAACTTTCATAAGAACCATGACAACCGTAATGCCACGCTTAGGTCTCCATAATGTGAGAAATGATACTGAGAGCCCtaccacaaaataataatagtttagaAGAATCAAGCTAggtaggaatgcctgggtgggtcagcggttaagcatctgcctttggctcagggcaagatcctggagtcccaggattgagacccacatcgggcttcctatctggagcctgtttctccttctgcttatctctctgcctctctctgtgtatgtctcatgaataaataaacaaaaccgtttttaaaaaaaatcaagctagGTCTTTCAAGAGTTTCCTCATTGTATGTATTAATAACTGTCTTATTAAGTAGGCGTCCTAATTATAGAGTAGGTTGGAGCTCTTTCATGATGGCTTTCTGGCCTCCACAGATTGTAACCCAATTTGTATTCTCACATTTGTGATATAATATATGGCTCACCAATAGCTCATCAAACTTCCTGTCTTTAAGaaaatgggggacacctgggtggttgagcatctgtgtttgttTCAGagcatgatccttgggtcctgggatggagtcccacagcgagcactgcagggagcctgcttctcccttggcctatgtctctgcctctctctctgtgtctgtcataaaaataaataaaatcttataaaaacagaaaagaaaatggtgcaAGGTTACTATCGCATATCTTATTGTTGACCTTGCTATGAGaccaaagggagaagggaggaattTTCATTGCTGCAAAACTAGGATGTATAATCCTAGTACTTATTAACACTGCTTCCCAGGTCACAGCAAATTGCCAACTAAATGATAAGGTTCTGGTCTTTGGCATGTCAGTAACTGAAATATcataatattaatgttattttaatgtttaaataacattaaaataagtataatCAATCCCCCCAAAAAACTAAATTCCAAATCATGTACAAATTGATTTATAACCTATTCCCTCCCCCCAAATACCtataaaaaatctctaaaaaaataatcaaacttaAATAATAGTTAAGTACATGCCTTAACAAGACTTGCTATTTCTGAATTAAAATAGGcatagcagggatccctgggtggtgcagcggtttggcgcctgcctttggcccagggcgcgatcctggagacccgggatcgaatcccacgtcgggctcccggtgcatggagcctgcttctccctctgcctgtgtctctgcctctctctctctctctgtgagactatcacaaaaataaataaataaataaataaaataaaaaaaaaataggcatagcAATAGATTTGTTAAAAGAATGAGGTGGGGGAAGGCTACTTCTCAAAAAATGGGTCTGAGCAATTAGCGTGCTTCTGACAAATGACAACAAACTCTTCTGCACTTATATTATTGAGCTAGTCAAGATGATCTTCACACAGAAGTACACATTTCTGGCCATGATGTTATCAGGAAGTAGAATAAAAAAGCCCCTTCCATTTTATGATAAATGCAAATGTGAGCTCTCCATGTACTTCCTCAAATGGTAgcatgttttatttcaaaaaagtggctttttaaaagcCACCACCTTATTTAtggtgttttgttgttattgttttgtttttaggtaaaCCGGATTTCTTCCCTCTCTTGCGCATAATGAAATAATCAATTTAGGACCATAAGAGTCCTAGACTGAGGTAAACGGACAATGGCTTTTTAGCTCACTCTAAAAGTTATGGGGATGGAAAAACAATAGGATGACTTGCTTAAAAATTTAATCCttgtctcaaatgaaaaaattttagagGTTGGGTAGAAGATTTGTATTACACAAAACTCTCCCTTAAGAACAGGACACTTTATGGATCTCTCCATTCATTACATTCCTCCATGTGGAAAATAGGATCCCACAACCTCTTAATTCAGGTTgtacctttaaagaaaaatttctcccTCCAAAAGGTGGAAATTATGGCTTCAGGGCTAGTCATTGTCATTTCAAGGGATGAAACACAGGAACTGGATACAAATTATATAAGAGGGTAAAATCATGAAGATAGTCTAAGGAAACAGGAATAGTGACAGCCTTTTATTAGTAAAACTATCTGTGTTTTATAATAATGTCCTTGAGACTCCTTGGGAATCAACATATTTTGGACTCTCACTCTATTCAGACACCACCATAAAATCCATGTTCATTTTCAGTGCTTTAGTGAAGAAACACAATGGATCAGTGGCCCTGGAGCCAAAACAAACTTGGAAAGAGATGAAGATCAAACAAACACTATCTTTATGGTacaaatatgaaagtaaaaagcaGAGCTTGAATGCTTTTGAGATATGAAAACTGTCTAGTAACTATCGACAAAAATCACACTTGAGAAGATAAGTTGCTCTTTCCTGGGAGCTGGAGATGCAGTCGAGTCTTGTTAGACTGCTTCCCAGAACCACTGCCAGTAGCATGACCTTCATGAAGTTCAAAACATTTTCTATACGTTGATAGGAAAAGAGAATTCCAAGTGAATCCAGCCTTCAGGTGGATATCCACACTTGTACTAACATTGCTTGAAAAATTGTCGAACCTACCAGCAATTAAATGGGACCTGGGATGTCTTGAGAGTTTGGTATATTGCTCACTCTCTCTAGATTACAGTCATTTAAGCACTAAGACTTAATCACATAGATAGaggaaaggagattttttttgaaagcttgTTATTATTTACAGTggacagaaaatttgaaattttcctcTAAATATAATTGGACAATTAGCAGTCCAACTTTAGTCTTATGAAACCAGCTCAATGTAAAACTGTCTTTCTTGAGCTTACTAAGAGTTGTTCACTACTGTATGAGGGAGCTCATGGTTCATGACCTGATCCATACATTCATTTTGATACTACCTGGCTCACTTACTTTTTTCGATTAACAAGAgccatgagttaaaaaaaaaaaaaaatcaaagcatatttCTCagctgggagaagagaaagaaaaaaacatcacaCGTGGTGGATGCAGATATAATGTGAATCTTAACAGGTGGaaacatttctatttaaattatctttcaaaattgaTATATTAATACTCTCTAACCAAATGCTACAGTTATGTTGAACTCTCattcctggaagagaaaaaacaggctagaaaaaaaaatacaaaaaatgtgcaaaaaaggATCATGGGGACTGAATATTCTATTAGGAGGCAGAGGTAGCTGGTGCCCCAGTGCTCACAAGGTACAGACAGAAGTAAGCCTGTGCTCGGAGGTACATTATGGCAGACTTAAAATATAAGCCATCTGTCCAAAAACCAAATGTTGAGAATTCAAAGTATTTTACTTCTGGTTCTCACAAAAttgataatactttttttttccctaatgaaaaagtagtaaatattcaatatagtaaagttgaaagaatgaatgtatAACTGAAGAAACCAAGGGAAATCTACAGATGAGAAGTAAAATGTCATAAATCTATAAACAAATGTGGGAACAGCACTAGGAGTGGAATCACTGGATTTTGTTTTGGTGAGGGTCTTGGGTGTTTATGATTATGAGGAAATCAGAAATAATACTATGTCCTGTAAGTACTATGCTGTTTGAAGACAAAACtgagactttcttcagagactataaaagaatgaagtaattTCTGGCTACAAGTACAGTGATATGAAAACCAGGCTTGTTCATAAAGGTGAAAGGGACTGAGAAATACAGGCTTCCACTTATGGGTTGaagaagtcatgggaataaaaggcacagtgcagggaatatagtcaatgatgttgtaacagcattgtatggtgacagatggttgCTACACTTGAATTGAACATAGCAATCTGTAAGAAGTTGAAtcacacctgaagctaatgtaacattgtatggcAACTGTactcaaataaaagaattttttttttttttttaaagagcaggtTTGCTTGTGCTTGGGCTTTGGGGAAAGACTAAATCTCTCCCCCGATATAATGTTATCTTGAGTATCTGCTTTGCATCTGTTTACTGTTTGAAACTGTATATTCTGCAGGGTGTGTAACTTGAAAAACTAGCATAGAAAATACTAACATGTCTccaaggagaaaatacaaaaatactatgGAGAGACTGTCTGACAACTCAGGCAGCATGAGCTGAATATAGACCTAAGGAATATCTCACACTGAAGattagctcagaaaaaaaaacaaaaaaaaaactaaaattcacgAGGAAACAATTAACCATGAGTGAcaatcagcaaatattttgagTGGAATGAGTCACACTTTAATGACTTAAgataattgaaaatagaaattttcttgaaaaagtAAGATACACAAGTTTACAATaatgaaagatgtaaataaatatatcaaatggAAAGATCAAAGTTTATGAAAAAATTgtcaaatttgaaataataaagaaatggaacttctggatgtaaaaaaattaagttaaaaaattaatggatAAGGTAAATATTGAATTAAACAAAGTTAACAAAGAATCCATAAACTGAGAGATAATTTGGAAATATGTCAAAAAGGTACAGCTGAGAAACATGCAGAGTTGCAAAATACGAATGCAAGATTAAGAGATATTCAAAATATGTCTAAAATAATTTCAgctagaaagaataaagaaaaaatacagaaaaaaaattcagatttataaTGACTGGACTTGGTGGCTACAGCCAGGGCAGCGAGGGGGTCACCGAAGTGCTCCAATTCTCACGGCTGTACAGGGATTGAACCGCCACCATGTCAAGCCGAAGGGCAAAGACCAAGACCACCAAGAAGCACCCTCAGCGCACAACATCCAATGTATTTGCCATGTTTGACCAGTCACAGATTCAGGAGTTCAAAGAGGCCTTCAACATGATTGATCAGAACAGAGATGGTTTCATTGACTTGGAAGATTTGCATGATATGCTTGCCTCCCTAGGGAAAGATCCAACCACTGAGTATCTGGATGCCATGATGAATGAGGCTCCTGGACCCATAAATTTTGCCATGTTTCTCACGATGTTTGGTGAAAAGTTAAACGGCACAGATCCGGAAGATGTCATCAGAAATGCTTTTGCTTGCTTTGATGAAGAAGCAACTGGCACCATCCAGGAAGATTACCTGAGAGAGCTGCTGACAACCACGGGAGACcggtttacagatgaggagatggaTGAGCTGTACAGGGACGCACCTGTCGACAAGAAGGGGAATTTCAATTACATTGAGTTCACACGCAACCTTTAAACACGATGCAAAAGACAAAGATGACTGAAAAGACCTTCAAATTCCAGCCAAACTTCCTTATTGCCACTTTGGGTATTTCTGAGACTTTCTCTTAGAGTCTGTTGCACGCCCTTAGCTTTGCAGCTTTTGCCTTTCTTATATTTATTCTCAGCCATTTGGGGCACATGCATCTCTATAATCAGACTGGAAATGGGACTTTTTATGATTTTCAGAATAGAAAATAGGGCAATTTAACTTACCAGCTCCCCTCCCCAAAATAACTGCAGTCTGCACAGAGTCAGTATATTTTTTCAGAGAAAGTTATTCACTCAATTTTTTCTGAACCATAATTAaactttatgataaaaaaaagaattataatgaCTGAGGCTTATAAAAACATAATGgttcaaaaagcataaaataacaCCAAGAGATGATAAAGTAAATTCAAATGAAGTTATATCACGATGAAAATGCAcctctccccctcaaaaaaaaaaaaaatacaacacagagaaaaatctttaagttaggggaaaaaatagattatgtatcaagaaggaatttttttttagcaatagcATTAATAAAGGCCAGAGGATATTACCTTCTAAGTACTATGTGAAAATAACTTATAATGAGTAATGGCTGACCCAGATAAGTATCAATTCAAGACTAAGGCATATGGAAGGGAATGTTTGatataaaagatttcatttacattCATAGAGTTATAAAATAACTAATGAATTACATAGTTCATTAGATTTAAATTGAACCCAGTGGGAAATATGAGTCAgggaaaaactaaacaaatattaaaatattttggtaatcTAAACCAATGTTGAATCAAAGTACAACTCCATAACAATGGATGATGAATGGAATGATTAGAATAAGgcaatccattttaaaatttggattaaTTAGACAActctcctctaaaataaaaacaaacagaaaggaacAAAATTGATCAGTAACATTAAATAAGCTGAACagtgttttaaataaacttcCAAGGGATCATCAGAGAGACGAATTTTGACAAGtgtgcaggaagaaaaaaataatacttgaaaAAAGTTCACAGAAggtaaaagagcaaaaaaaaaaaaaaaaaagaagaaggtaaaAGAGCTTCAGCTACCAACAAAAATAcactcatattttaaaagtaatatattagCTTAAAAGTCTAACAATGTATTAAAATCTAAATCATGCACATGTAGGGCTTGTTCCAAGAATAGATAACTGAGGTTTATCTTAGCataaattaacattaaatttGGTAAAGAAGTAGTATAccatattaacaaattaaagagggggaaaaaaccacTGGAgaccataataaatatttattgaacaattacTTTGAGCTGTTCCCAATCAGTAGGTAAGAACagtgattaaaacaaaatatgtattcttaatgatttctttttttttattggagttcaatttgccaacgtatagcataacacccagtgctcatcccatcaagtgcccccctcagtgcccgtcacccagtcaccccccctcccctgcccacctccctttccaccaccccttgttcgtttcccagagttaggagtctctcatgttctgtctccctttctgatttttcccactcattttttctcctttcccctctattccctttcactattttttatattccccaaatgatttcTTTCTACTGGAGAAGAGAGTAAgtcaagtgaatgaataaaattcaacattatgtaggtaagagaaatataaaatcaaagaatggTGAAGTgaaatgtatgtgtgtacaagtgaatgaagaaaaaacaaaagacccaCATGCAAAATCATTGtggaaaggacagaaagaagttttactttaaaaagcacagaagagggatgctggggtggctcagcagttgagcatttgccttcggctcagggtgtgattctggggtcctgggatggagtcccacatcaggctccctgtgtgcagcctgctctccctctgcctgtgtctctgcctctccctttgtctctgcctctccctctgtgtctctcatgaataaatcaataaagtcttaaaaaaaaaaaaaaagcactgggatacctgggtggttcaacagtttagcgcctgccttttgcccagggtatgatctcagagtcccaggatcgagtttcacatcgggcttcctgtgtggagcctgcttctccctctgcctatgtctctgcttcactctctctctctctgtctgtgtctctcatgaataaataaataaaattttaaaaataaaaaagcacagaagattgaaatatttagaaaaatttgtaAAAAGTCAGGAAATTTCAGTATTGTAATGATGTAAACTCTCCCTAAATTGGTCTATAAATCAATACAAAAGTGTAATATTAGCTGCAGGTTCTGGTATATGACCTTTATCAgctttgataatttcttttctattcctagtttgctattAGCTTTTTTCAGGAATCAGTATTGAATTCTTTATTTACCCCCTAATCAGATAATAtgatttacacatattttctctAGTGTCTGAAGAGTTTTTGtatcattttagttattattaattagtcattattaattagtatttttttatttatttattatatttatgtatttttcatatatttttgtaatgGGTTTTggtacttttgttttaaagaatctgTTTTATCTAAGCTGTACAATTGTTAGAAATAATGTTGCTCATAATGATCCCTTTATTCTTTACTATTTGTAGATTCTCTAGGGATGATTTTTCTATCATTCCTGATAAATTGTGTATactggtttctttgcttttgctgatctttttgtcaattttattggtCTTCTCAAAGATTCAGGTTCTGgttttattcattctgttttttgttttgttttttttcaaattctctgaTTTCCTCTAAGATCTAATTactatgcatgtatatattttcttctgattactaggcacatatatattttgttcttcaGTTACAAGTCTTCAGTTGGAAGCTGATGTCATTGATTTAGATATGTCCTTACATTTTATATAGACATGTAGAGATATAGATATCCTACTACTTAATGTTTAGCACCATCTCTTACAGTCTAatatgttatctttttattttcatttggttcaaattctttctaattttcctttcaaTCTCTTTTAAACCCATGCATTATTTAGAAGtagattatttaatttccatgttttGGGGGATTTTTCAGAGGGTTTCCTCTTAttggtttctaatttaatttcttttttttttttctttttatggtagtcacagagagagagagagagagagagagaggcagagacacaggcagagggagaagcaggctccaagcactgggagcccgacgtgggattcgatcccgggtctccaggattgcgccccgggccaaaggcaggcgccaaaccgctacgccacccagggatccctctaatttAATTTCACTGAGGTCAGAGATCATTTATATGAAtacaatccttttaaatttatcaaGAGTTCATTTATGGTTCAGGATGTAGTCTATCCATAAAATGTccttgaaaataatatgtattttgctCATAGTGGGTGAAGTGTTATATAAGTATTATTATGTTGGTGATTAATAATTTTCAAGTCTATCatatttttgctgatttttctacTTGTTCCATTAATTATTGAGAGAAGAGTGTTGAAATTTCCAATACAATTTAGGATTTCTTCTCCTTaaaattctatcagtttttgcatCATGTATGTAGGTGCATATTGTTGAGATTATGTTCTTAATTGACACTtccgtttttaaaaaatagtagtattttttaaagattaaacttttttgttaaagattgcatttattcatttttggggggagggagagagaaggagggagaggagcagagggagagatggataagcagacacagggctcaatcccacaagcCAGAGAACATGttctaagcagaaatcaagaattggatgcctaaccaactgagccacccaggcaccccaagaaatgGTAATTTTCTATCTCTACCAACATTCTTTGCTTTTGAAGCTATTTGCCTGACATGCTATATTTTGACTAGTATTAATATGGTATATCTTATAATATCATTTTACTTCGGAACTATGTCATTGTATTTAACATGTATTTCTTGTAGGCAATGTATAATtagatcattttttcttctttctgaaaatcTCTGTGTTTAATTAGGGTGTTTTAGTCATCTTCAGTTAAtatgattattgatatagttttTAATACTTTaccttaattttgttattttataattctattctttcttttgttgatttattaGTGTAACTCTGTTAGGTGGTGGATGTTCTAGGGTTTAGTGGGTACATAGCCTTCAAATCAAGAGCCTAGAGGACTCTCCTTAGTTTTCTCATACCTTAGCCATGGCCTAGAAACTCTTTCCTGGCAGTGTGCTGGCATCATTTAAGAGCTCATcttatttgtttcctgtttttcaggaataattttttgttgttaccCAATGCCCAAAATCTAAACATAACAacacaaaactattttatttattttgtccatgtttttctttgaatCAGACAGAGATGACATGCGGTCCTTCTGAATCTTGGCCAGAAGCAGAagtcttttaacatttattgaatgcttacaaCAATCCTTCTAAGTTAGgaacctttattattttaatttatctactAAATCAATATGGAATAACAAGCATTTTGCTTGAAGCATTTATTGCTTTTAATATTGCAAAAACAATTCTCTAgataatacatatacaaacatatgGCTAGTATGAAAGTTGAAGAAAATTTAGCTCTTGATGAATTCTGTCTTGACTTCAAACATAGGCTTAACTAATTTGAATCAATGGTGACAAATCAGCTTCCACTGAAATCACATCATTACCAACAGCCTCTCATGGACAGAAGTGGAGACTAAGGttgaaaatacaattatattttcattcctaTCCTCTTTTCTCTATTGATAGGTATAATTAGGGCCATTCACCATTTGTTTTTTGCTCCACTGAGAAAAAGAGACCACTTAGGGCCTCCTACTGTAACTCatagaaaccaaaattaaaatggttttatttctatGGGTTCTTGCATTTaactgtttaaataatttttaatcctcTGCCCAAACTTTTAGCACTTATTTATCTAGTTTTTACTTATGATGCTACCATCCTGTGTATGTTGTATGACTGAAAGTGGacttatatgtatatttgatttgcaggaaatttaattaatttcctCATGTTTACGAACTTGCCCTGTTTTAGAAGCATGACTCTGTCTTTGTCCAGCATCACAAACTGTACTTACTTTTCCTTCAGTTTCAATAAGATTCTTTGTCAAATCAATCCTCTTTGCCAGTGATCATGAAAATATCCTTTCCATTATTTTATGGAATCTCATTGCATCTGTCTTACGatg is part of the Canis lupus dingo isolate Sandy chromosome 22, ASM325472v2, whole genome shotgun sequence genome and encodes:
- the LOC112655917 gene encoding myosin regulatory light polypeptide 9-like; its protein translation is MSSRRAKTKTTKKHPQRTTSNVFAMFDQSQIQEFKEAFNMIDQNRDGFIDLEDLHDMLASLGKDPTTEYLDAMMNEAPGPINFAMFLTMFGEKLNGTDPEDVIRNAFACFDEEATGTIQEDYLRELLTTTGDRFTDEEMDELYRDAPVDKKGNFNYIEFTRNL